From Butyricimonas paravirosa, one genomic window encodes:
- a CDS encoding fasciclin domain-containing protein, whose protein sequence is MKKIAKQIKGWMTILIFMLSVSSCIQDNFWYSGVSNGKFDGSLLEYLEAPGHSYNWDSTALMVRHAGEEIVRIFEGNDPDLKEITFFGPTNHSIRRYMLEKGIKRVTDMDPTWCAAQLKRHIVKGKIYRDDVPAGKPATSGAAVGEGGKDYTTLAGNRIHLYTYKTDYNGVAEMGPVTLFGSSLDSPFGVKNFEELASTNIEPNNCVVHSLGYDFTLGNM, encoded by the coding sequence ATGAAAAAGATAGCAAAGCAAATAAAAGGATGGATGACGATATTAATTTTTATGTTGTCTGTAAGTAGTTGTATCCAAGATAATTTCTGGTACTCCGGGGTGAGTAATGGTAAGTTTGATGGTAGCTTGTTAGAGTATTTGGAGGCTCCGGGACATTCTTATAATTGGGATTCAACGGCATTGATGGTGCGTCATGCCGGGGAGGAAATAGTTCGGATTTTTGAGGGGAATGATCCCGATTTAAAAGAGATCACTTTCTTCGGACCAACCAATCATTCTATTCGTCGTTATATGTTGGAGAAAGGGATCAAACGGGTGACCGATATGGATCCGACTTGGTGTGCGGCCCAGCTGAAACGTCATATCGTGAAAGGAAAGATATATCGGGATGATGTTCCTGCGGGCAAACCGGCAACCTCTGGAGCGGCGGTAGGAGAAGGTGGAAAGGATTACACTACCTTGGCTGGTAATCGGATTCACCTTTACACGTACAAGACGGACTACAACGGGGTGGCGGAAATGGGACCTGTTACTTTGTTTGGATCTTCGCTGGATTCTCCGTTCGGGGTGAAAAATTTTGAAGAATTAGCTTCAACGAATATAGAACCGAATAATTGTGTGGTTCATTCTTTGGGATATGATTTTACGTTGGGCAATATGTAA